In Euzebyales bacterium, the following are encoded in one genomic region:
- a CDS encoding GNAT family N-acetyltransferase, with translation MSEQELTIREARDDELDIVASLVVDAYSEFAARMAPDAWSSFAQDIANVRGRSIDAQVLVALRDDRIVGTVTRYPDWRGAQPDASAVRVLAVPPEERGTGVGRALMERCIAAARDEGKERVVLAVTQEMEDARDLYSRLGFQRDPALDHEPAPGVRSTGYALRLDSSDG, from the coding sequence GTGAGCGAACAGGAACTGACCATACGTGAGGCCCGCGACGACGAGCTGGACATCGTGGCGTCGCTGGTGGTCGACGCGTACAGCGAGTTCGCAGCCCGGATGGCGCCTGACGCCTGGTCATCGTTCGCGCAGGACATCGCAAACGTCCGCGGCCGGTCGATCGACGCGCAGGTGCTGGTGGCTCTGCGCGACGACCGCATCGTCGGCACCGTGACGCGGTACCCCGACTGGCGGGGTGCGCAGCCGGACGCGTCCGCGGTCCGCGTCCTGGCGGTGCCGCCCGAGGAGCGCGGCACCGGCGTGGGCCGCGCGCTCATGGAGCGCTGCATCGCCGCGGCCCGCGACGAGGGCAAGGAGCGGGTCGTCCTCGCGGTCACGCAGGAGATGGAGGACGCGCGGGACCTGTACAGCAGGCTCGGCTTCCAACGTGACCCGGCGCTCGACCACGAGCCGGCTCCGGGCGTCCGGTCGACAGGTTACGCCCTGCGGCTGGACTCCTCGGACGGTTGA
- a CDS encoding alanyl-tRNA editing protein: protein MCAAGPTDELFATDAYVHTFEAVVDAVDADQQLVALNRTAFYPGGGGQPYDVGRLQWHDGSGDVARTRRVAGRVWHAIAPDQPLPDPGTGVEGRIDWERRHLLMRTHTALHILCGVIWQDFAVAVTGGNMEPGTGRLDFELSEMSAELGRRLEQRINAEIARARAIAVEFVDRAHADTDPALIRTKANLIPASIDPLRVIDIAGLDRQADGGTHVATTAEVGAVEVTGTQSKGRANKRVRIAVRDQPSEESSRRA, encoded by the coding sequence ATGTGCGCAGCGGGGCCGACCGACGAACTGTTCGCGACCGACGCCTACGTGCACACGTTCGAGGCGGTCGTGGACGCCGTCGACGCCGACCAGCAGTTGGTGGCGCTCAACAGGACCGCGTTCTACCCCGGCGGTGGGGGACAGCCCTACGACGTGGGCCGGCTGCAGTGGCACGACGGCAGCGGCGATGTCGCGCGCACGCGCCGGGTCGCGGGGCGCGTGTGGCACGCGATCGCGCCCGACCAGCCACTACCCGATCCCGGCACGGGTGTCGAGGGTCGCATCGACTGGGAGCGTCGCCACCTGCTGATGCGGACGCACACGGCGCTGCACATCCTGTGCGGCGTCATCTGGCAGGACTTCGCTGTAGCGGTCACCGGCGGCAACATGGAGCCGGGCACCGGCCGGCTCGACTTCGAGTTGTCCGAGATGTCGGCGGAGCTCGGGCGCCGCCTCGAGCAGCGAATCAACGCCGAGATCGCCCGTGCGCGCGCGATCGCGGTCGAGTTCGTCGACCGCGCGCACGCCGACACCGACCCGGCGCTGATCCGCACGAAGGCGAACCTGATCCCGGCGAGCATCGATCCCCTGCGCGTCATCGACATCGCGGGGCTGGACCGTCAGGCCGACGGGGGCACCCATGTCGCGACGACCGCCGAGGTCGGCGCGGTGGAGGTCACCGGGACCCAGTCGAAGGGGCGCGCCAACAAGCGCGTCCGCATCGCGGTGCGGGATCAACCGTCCGAGGAGTCCAGCCGCAGGGCGTAA
- a CDS encoding SDR family oxidoreductase: MAGVKGRVVVITGAGGGLGRQHALLFAREGARVVVNDLGGNRDGSGFGSDMADDVVTEITQAGGEAIANYDDVSTSDGGERIVKTAVEAFGQVDAVINNAGILRDKSFHKMSADQWDAVLRVHLYGAFNVTRAAWPLMREQQFGRVVVTTSTSGLFGNFGQANYGAAKMGMVGLINTLAVEGARYNIAANAVAPLADTRMTEDVIPDEARAGLDPAYVSPVVVHLASEECTDTGIVILASGGHYARIAYMQAKGVQFDHVPSVEEIALSWNEISDLTDSAPGRNPLE; the protein is encoded by the coding sequence ATGGCCGGAGTCAAGGGCAGGGTCGTCGTCATCACCGGTGCCGGCGGGGGACTCGGCCGGCAGCACGCGCTGCTGTTCGCACGCGAAGGCGCCCGGGTGGTGGTCAACGACCTGGGAGGCAACCGCGACGGCTCCGGGTTCGGGTCGGACATGGCCGACGACGTGGTCACGGAGATCACGCAGGCCGGCGGCGAGGCGATCGCCAACTACGACGATGTCTCGACGAGCGACGGTGGTGAACGCATCGTCAAGACCGCGGTCGAGGCATTCGGACAGGTCGACGCGGTGATCAACAACGCAGGCATCCTGCGCGACAAGTCGTTCCACAAGATGTCGGCCGACCAGTGGGACGCGGTGCTGCGGGTCCACCTGTACGGCGCGTTCAACGTCACACGCGCCGCCTGGCCCCTGATGCGCGAGCAGCAGTTCGGCCGCGTGGTCGTCACGACGTCGACGTCGGGACTCTTCGGCAACTTCGGCCAGGCCAACTACGGGGCGGCCAAGATGGGGATGGTCGGCCTGATCAATACCCTGGCGGTCGAGGGGGCCCGCTACAACATCGCCGCCAACGCGGTCGCGCCGCTGGCGGACACGCGCATGACCGAGGACGTGATCCCCGACGAGGCCCGCGCGGGTCTGGACCCCGCCTACGTCTCGCCGGTCGTCGTGCACCTGGCGTCGGAGGAGTGCACGGACACCGGGATCGTCATCCTGGCGAGCGGCGGCCACTACGCCCGCATCGCGTACATGCAGGCGAAGGGCGTGCAGTTCGACCACGTGCCGTCGGTCGAAGAGATCGCGCTGTCGTGGAACGAGATCAGCGATCTGACGGACTCCGCGCCCGGACGCAACCCGCTGGAGTGA
- a CDS encoding helix-turn-helix domain-containing protein, with product MAMQDRVPGVSWRAMAQQEITWLSTAAAARHLGITPRTLYRLIDEGEIAAYKFGRVIRLQEQDVKAFIERSRIVPGSLEHLYPDPARSSSD from the coding sequence ATGGCGATGCAAGATCGGGTCCCCGGTGTATCATGGCGGGCGATGGCGCAACAAGAAATCACCTGGCTTAGCACGGCGGCGGCGGCCCGGCATCTGGGGATCACACCGCGCACGCTCTACCGGTTGATCGACGAGGGCGAGATCGCCGCCTACAAGTTCGGCCGCGTGATCCGGCTTCAGGAGCAGGACGTCAAAGCGTTCATCGAGCGCAGCCGGATCGTGCCGGGTTCGCTCGAGCACCTCTATCCCGATCCTGCGCGGTCGAGCTCGGACTGA
- a CDS encoding Glu/Leu/Phe/Val dehydrogenase: MNGPFARFDGHEQVVLGSDPDTGLRAIIAIHSTRLGPSLGGTRFYPYPDESAALTDALRLSKAMAYKAAVAGLDLGGGKAVIIGDPARDKSEGLLRAYGRLVESLNGRYITACDVGTYPKDMAIVARETRWVTGAEPVEGGSGDSGVMTAHGTFEGVRACLAERWGSDALTGRHVAIQGVGKVGRRLAGAIHEAGGKVTVADTNADATAWCAEHLGADVVDVDKIHMVDADVFSPNALGAVINDHTIPELQSDVIAGAANNQLEDERHAAALRDAGILYAPDYVINAGGVIQVADEMHADGYSESRARVRVEQIGPRLREIFALAHDEGITTLAAADRFAERRMATVGRLRGFWLRS, from the coding sequence ATGAACGGTCCGTTCGCTCGGTTCGACGGTCACGAGCAGGTGGTGTTGGGCAGCGACCCCGACACCGGACTGCGCGCGATCATCGCGATCCACTCGACGCGCCTGGGCCCCAGCCTCGGCGGCACCCGTTTCTATCCGTATCCCGATGAGTCGGCGGCGCTGACCGACGCGTTGCGCCTGTCGAAGGCGATGGCGTACAAGGCGGCGGTCGCGGGCCTGGATCTGGGTGGTGGGAAGGCGGTGATCATCGGCGACCCGGCACGTGACAAGTCGGAAGGGCTGCTGCGCGCCTACGGCCGACTGGTCGAGTCACTGAACGGCCGCTACATCACGGCGTGTGACGTCGGTACGTACCCGAAGGACATGGCGATCGTTGCCCGTGAGACACGATGGGTGACGGGCGCCGAACCCGTCGAGGGCGGCTCGGGCGACTCGGGCGTCATGACCGCGCACGGCACGTTCGAGGGCGTGCGCGCCTGCCTCGCCGAACGCTGGGGCTCCGACGCGCTGACTGGACGCCACGTGGCGATCCAGGGGGTCGGCAAGGTCGGACGACGGCTGGCCGGCGCGATCCACGAGGCGGGCGGCAAGGTCACGGTCGCCGACACCAATGCCGATGCCACCGCGTGGTGCGCCGAGCACCTCGGCGCCGACGTGGTCGACGTCGACAAGATCCACATGGTGGACGCCGACGTGTTCAGCCCGAACGCGTTGGGTGCGGTGATCAACGACCACACCATCCCGGAACTGCAAAGCGACGTGATCGCCGGCGCCGCGAACAACCAGTTGGAGGACGAGCGCCACGCCGCCGCGCTGCGCGACGCGGGGATCCTGTACGCACCCGACTACGTGATCAACGCGGGCGGGGTGATCCAGGTCGCCGACGAGATGCACGCGGACGGGTACTCGGAGTCGCGCGCCCGCGTACGGGTCGAGCAGATCGGTCCGAGGCTGCGTGAGATCTTCGCACTGGCGCACGACGAGGGCATCACGACCCTCGCGGCGGCCGATCGCTTCGCCGAGCGGCGCATGGCGACGGTCGGGCGCCTGCGCGGCTTCTGGCTCCGCTCCTGA